In Brassica oleracea var. oleracea cultivar TO1000 unplaced genomic scaffold, BOL UnpScaffold00576, whole genome shotgun sequence, the following are encoded in one genomic region:
- the LOC106319677 gene encoding uncharacterized protein LOC106319677 has protein sequence MGEVIPVTMKKEGGSSSSIKCPMLTSSNYTVWAMRMKITLKVHKAWEVIETESADGDKNDLATALLFQSIPEALILQVGELDTAKKVWDAIKLRHMGAERVREARLQTLMAEFDRLQMKDSEKIDDFVGKLSEISSKSAALGVNIEEPKLVRKVLKCLPRKKNIQIVASLEQVLDLNNTGFEDIIGHLKAYEERVSEETEAEEEKGKLMYANSESQKYQSNQSDNGGSANSGGYQGRGYNRDYRDCPDLRLKLQETQEVENDEMQNADELMMHELVFLNEKNVVPEKFETNA, from the exons ATGGGAGAAGTGATTCCGGTGACGATGAAGAAAGAAGGCGGAAGTTCCTCGTCCATTAAGTGTCCGATGCTCACCTCGAGCAACTACACGGTATGGGCTATGAGAATGAAGATAACGTTGAAGGTACACAAAGCTTGGGAAGTGATTGAGACAGAATCTGCAGATGGCGATAAAAATGACTTGGCTACGGCCTTGTTGTTCCAATCTATCCCAGAAGCTCTTATACTTCAAGTAGGAGAGCTTGATACAGCAAAAAAAGTGTGGGATGCGATTAAACTGAGACATATGGGAGCCGAAAGAGTAAGAGAGGCACGACTGCAAACATTAATGGCTGAGTTTGATCGGTTGCAGATGAAAGACTCCGAGAAGATTGATGACTTTGTTGGAAAACTCTCTGAGATTTCATCAAAATCTGCGGCGCTAGGAGTCAATATTGAAGAACCAAAACTCGTCCGAAAGGTCCTTAAGTGTCTCCCAAGAAAGAAGAACATACAAATTGTGGCTTCTTTGGAACAAGTGCTAGACCTAAACAATACAGGTTTTGAAGACATAATAGGGCATTTAAAAGCATACGAAGAACGTGTATCTGAAGAaacagaagcagaagaagaaaaaggaaaacttatGTATGCAAATAGCGAAAGTCAAAAATATCAGTCTAATCAAAGCGACAATGGAGGATCGGCAAATTCTGGTGGCTATCAAGGTCGGGGTTATAATAGAGATTATAGAG ACTGCCCGGATCTTCGTCTCAAGCTCCAAGAAACACAAGAAGTCGAGAATGATGAGATGCAGAACGCAGACGAGCTCATGATGCACGAGTTGGTCTTCTTGAATGAGAAGAACGTAGTCCCGGAGAAGTTCGAGACGAATGCATGA
- the LOC106319666 gene encoding ras-related protein RABE1a yields the protein MAAPPARARADYDYLIKLLLIGDSGVGKSCLLLRFSDGSFTTSFITTIGIDFKIRTIELDGKRIKLQIWDTAGQERFRTITTAYYRGAMGILLVYDVTDESSFNNIRNWIRNIEQHASDNVNKILVGNKADMDESKRAVPKAKGQALADEYGMKFFETSAKTNLNVEEVFFSIGKDIKQRLADTDAKAEPQTIKINQNDQGAGTSQATQKSACCG from the exons ATGGCTGCTCCTCCTGCTAGAGCCCGTGCTGATTACGATTACCTCATCAAACTTCTGTTGATCGGAGACAGTG GTGTGGGTAAAAGTTGCCTCCTTTTACGTTTCTCTGACGGCTCATTCACCACCAGTTTCATTACAACCATTGG TATTGATTTCAAGATACGGACTATTGAGCTGGATGGGAAGAGAATCAAGCTGCAAATCTGGGATACTGCTGGACAGGAGCGGTTCAGGACTATCACAACTG CATACTACCGTGGAGCCATGGGCATCTTGCTTGTGTATGATGTCACTGATGAATCATCTTTCAACA ATATCAGGAATTGGATCCGTAACATTGAGCAGCACGCTTCTGATAATGTCAACAAGATTCTAGTGGGGAACAAGGCTGATATGGATGAAAGCAAAcgg GCTGTGCCAAAAGCTAAGGGCCAAGCCCTTGCAGATGAATACGGAATGAAGTTTTTCGAGACT AGTGCCAAGACTAACCTAAACGTTGAGGAAGttttcttttcaattggtaAAGACATTAAGCAAAGACTTGCTGATACCGATGCAAAGGCTGAG ccacaaacaatcaaaatcaacCAAAACGACCAGGGTGCAGGGACATCTCAAGCTACTCAGAAATCAGCATGTTGTGGTTAG